One genomic region from Sulfurimonas sp. encodes:
- the rnhA gene encoding ribonuclease HI encodes MKKITLFSDGSALGNPGPGGYGVVLRYGDKEREISGAEVHTTNNRMELLGVIEGLRALSQKCEVDVISDSSYVVKGINEWLKNWIKRDFKKVKNPDLWKEYIEVSQGHKINAIWVRGHDGHEENERCDKLARDEAQKMKDSL; translated from the coding sequence GTGAAGAAAATAACTCTTTTCAGTGATGGAAGTGCCTTAGGAAACCCTGGTCCTGGTGGTTATGGCGTAGTTTTACGCTATGGGGATAAAGAGAGAGAAATCTCTGGTGCCGAGGTTCATACAACAAATAATAGAATGGAGCTACTAGGTGTAATAGAAGGACTTCGTGCTTTGAGCCAAAAGTGTGAAGTTGATGTGATTTCTGATTCATCATATGTTGTAAAAGGTATAAATGAATGGCTAAAAAACTGGATAAAAAGAGATTTTAAAAAAGTTAAAAATCCAGACTTGTGGAAAGAGTATATAGAAGTTTCACAAGGTCATAAAATAAATGCTATTTGGGTTAGAGGTCATGACGGACATGAAGAAAATGAAAGGTGTGATAAACTTGCAAGAGATGAAGCACAAAAGATGAAAGATTCATTATAG
- the rnc gene encoding ribonuclease III, translating to MSKNIEVLEEKLGYKFKNKKLIIEALTHKSHKQPYDNERLEFLGDAVLDLIVGEYLFKKFKKSDEGKLSKIRASLVNEAGFDKLARSLGLGEYIYLSNAEQNNGGREKSSLLSNAFEAIMGAIYLEAGLGVVDEIAIKLIEKNHKEISLDSLFCDFKTTLQELTQSRFGLTPEYKVVASRGPDHLKEFEVAVIIQDKEYARAIGKSKKIAQQESAKIAVGILNKETN from the coding sequence ATGAGTAAAAATATTGAAGTCTTAGAAGAAAAGCTAGGCTATAAGTTTAAGAATAAAAAGCTCATTATCGAAGCGCTGACACATAAAAGTCATAAACAGCCCTACGATAATGAGCGATTGGAGTTTTTAGGGGATGCGGTTTTAGACCTCATAGTGGGTGAGTATCTTTTTAAAAAATTTAAAAAATCAGATGAGGGGAAGCTTTCAAAGATTAGAGCATCTTTAGTAAATGAAGCAGGTTTTGACAAACTAGCTAGGTCTTTGGGTTTAGGAGAGTATATATACCTCTCAAATGCTGAACAAAACAATGGAGGAAGAGAAAAATCTTCTCTTTTATCAAATGCTTTTGAAGCTATAATGGGTGCAATATACTTAGAAGCTGGTTTGGGTGTAGTTGATGAAATAGCAATAAAATTAATAGAGAAAAATCACAAAGAGATATCTTTAGACTCTCTTTTTTGTGACTTTAAAACAACTCTTCAAGAACTGACACAATCAAGATTTGGGTTAACCCCTGAGTACAAAGTAGTTGCAAGTCGTGGACCAGACCACTTAAAAGAGTTTGAAGTTGCGGTAATCATTCAAGACAAAGAATATGCAAGAGCCATAGGAAAAAGTAAAAAAATAGCTCAACAAGAATCTGCAAAAATAGCGGTTGGGATTTTGAATAAGGAAACAAATTGA
- a CDS encoding tetratricopeptide repeat protein, with the protein MNSFFIEFRDPLFGIIVFFVLIFVITFFSYWWSRFRKKEDHRHLDKFLRQFRSLPSKDELKVLITKGDLSEKSWLLLAHSYAKHGDYEKSIEIYSELLKIGDKKNYRDTLFLLGRTYFKAGFLERAKEIFLKILQSNPRTPQALQYLLLVYEHMREYSLALEVLEPLNELKKDIQKDKVYLELLTLLHDMNLEVDEKVEKIVKTYALNHELTHMVFEYLFRVNPVLAWKNFDNSKSEVLSDVLWQLDKEHLDLDIIEKNGYLRELYTARGDVEMAEGSSVFELDVLINLKQKSNATLSFEYICDNCKVVFPFVFHRCSSCHSIDSSQIEFSLTKNYHREFSEENNSFQ; encoded by the coding sequence ATGAATAGTTTTTTTATAGAGTTTCGTGATCCACTTTTTGGTATAATTGTCTTTTTTGTACTCATCTTTGTGATTACATTTTTTTCATACTGGTGGAGTAGATTTAGAAAAAAAGAAGACCATAGGCACCTAGATAAATTTTTAAGACAGTTTCGTTCTTTACCGTCAAAAGATGAACTAAAAGTTCTTATAACAAAAGGTGATTTATCTGAGAAGTCATGGCTTTTGTTGGCTCACTCATATGCTAAGCATGGAGATTATGAAAAAAGTATAGAAATTTATAGTGAACTCTTAAAAATCGGAGATAAAAAAAACTATAGAGATACTCTTTTTTTACTTGGACGAACTTACTTTAAAGCAGGTTTTTTAGAAAGAGCAAAAGAAATATTTTTAAAGATATTGCAAAGCAATCCACGAACGCCACAAGCATTACAGTATCTTTTACTTGTTTATGAGCATATGCGAGAGTATTCTTTAGCTCTAGAAGTTTTAGAGCCATTAAATGAGCTTAAAAAAGATATACAAAAAGATAAAGTATATTTAGAACTTTTAACCTTGCTTCACGATATGAATTTAGAAGTTGATGAAAAGGTAGAAAAAATTGTAAAAACTTATGCTCTTAATCATGAACTAACTCATATGGTTTTTGAGTATCTATTTAGAGTAAATCCAGTATTAGCATGGAAGAATTTTGATAATTCAAAAAGTGAAGTTCTTTCAGATGTCTTATGGCAACTAGATAAAGAGCATCTTGATTTAGATATAATCGAGAAAAATGGCTATTTAAGAGAGTTATACACTGCTCGTGGTGATGTTGAAATGGCAGAGGGAAGCTCGGTTTTTGAGTTGGATGTACTGATAAACTTAAAACAAAAGTCAAATGCGACACTTAGTTTTGAGTATATATGTGATAATTGTAAAGTAGTTTTTCCATTCGTTTTTCATCGTTGTAGCTCTTGTCATAGTATTGATAGTTCTCAAATTGAGTTTAGTTTAACAAAAAATTATCATAGGGAATTTAGTGAAGAAAATAACTCTTTTCAGTGA
- the aroC gene encoding chorismate synthase produces MNSFGMKLRYSTFGESHGKAIGCLLDGVPAGLDIDEAYIQSELDRRKPGKSEFETARKEADEVEILSGVFEGKSTGTPIAMIIYNTNQKSKDYTNIKDVFRPGHADFTYFHKYGLRDYRGGGRASARETAARVAAGAIAKLMLKELDIEVLSGISEVAGVKAESFDYEMAKKSIIYALDKTKEQEQKNVILKAKNDHDSVGGVSRVLIKGAPAGLGQPLYYKLDGVLADAMMGLNAVKAVEIGDGVLSASALGSSNNDAIRANGFESNHAGGILGGISNGEDIVMNVYFKPTPSIFKTQHTVNTSNEELDFSLKGRHDPCVAIRGTVVCEAMAALVIADMLLLNMGSTMSGVSKYYDNLTPTY; encoded by the coding sequence TTGAACAGTTTTGGAATGAAGTTAAGATATAGCACTTTTGGTGAGTCGCATGGTAAGGCTATTGGCTGTTTGCTCGATGGTGTTCCTGCGGGGCTTGATATTGATGAAGCATATATTCAAAGTGAACTTGATCGTAGAAAACCTGGTAAAAGTGAGTTTGAAACTGCTAGAAAAGAAGCTGATGAGGTTGAGATTTTAAGTGGTGTTTTTGAAGGTAAAAGTACAGGTACTCCAATAGCAATGATTATTTATAATACAAATCAAAAATCTAAAGATTATACAAACATTAAAGATGTTTTTCGTCCTGGTCATGCGGATTTTACTTATTTTCATAAGTATGGCCTTCGAGATTATCGTGGTGGCGGTCGTGCATCTGCGAGAGAAACAGCTGCGAGAGTTGCAGCAGGAGCAATTGCAAAACTAATGCTTAAAGAGTTAGATATTGAAGTTTTAAGTGGAATCAGCGAAGTTGCTGGTGTAAAAGCTGAGTCATTTGATTATGAAATGGCAAAAAAGAGTATTATTTATGCCTTAGATAAAACCAAAGAACAAGAACAAAAAAATGTTATACTTAAGGCCAAAAATGACCATGATTCTGTTGGTGGAGTATCTAGAGTTTTGATAAAAGGTGCCCCCGCTGGTTTAGGTCAGCCCCTTTATTATAAACTTGATGGTGTCTTGGCAGATGCTATGATGGGTTTGAATGCAGTCAAAGCGGTAGAAATTGGAGATGGAGTTTTAAGCGCATCTGCTCTTGGTTCATCAAATAATGATGCTATTCGTGCAAATGGTTTTGAGTCTAATCATGCGGGTGGAATTTTAGGTGGCATATCAAATGGTGAAGATATTGTAATGAATGTTTACTTTAAGCCAACACCATCAATCTTTAAAACACAGCATACAGTTAACACTTCAAATGAAGAGTTAGATTTCTCACTCAAAGGAAGACATGACCCTTGTGTTGCTATAAGAGGAACAGTAGTTTGTGAAGCAATGGCAGCTCTTGTAATAGCGGATATGTTGCTTCTAAATATGGGTTCAACTATGAGTGGAGTGAGTAAATATTATGACAATCTTACACCTACTTATTGA
- a CDS encoding YeiH family protein produces MPFSVKKRKGTLSGIFFVAIFAAAATMLSSLELFSSLGISPLVIGIVLGIFYANTLHNQTPDAWQGGITFSAKKILRFAIVFYGFRITFQQIAEVGIDGFMVSLIMLSTTFILGTFLGQKVFKMDRDTSMLTAAGAAVCGAAAVLATEPVLKAQEHKTAVAVSMVVLFGTIAMFLYPVLYSSGLLDMNAREFGIYVGGTIHEVAQVVAVPASIPSAGDEMANSAVIVKMTRVIMIAPMLIILGIYLSYSAKKSGTIGGGVKLVIPWFAVYFVGMAGFNSLGLVAEDIVNLINEIDTFLLTMAMTALGMGTRFAKFKGLGLAPFYTALSMFVWLVVGGYFITKWVVATF; encoded by the coding sequence ATGCCATTTTCTGTTAAAAAACGCAAAGGTACTTTGAGTGGGATATTTTTTGTTGCAATCTTTGCAGCTGCCGCTACAATGCTCTCAAGCTTAGAACTTTTTAGCTCTCTTGGAATTTCTCCTCTTGTTATTGGTATCGTTCTTGGTATCTTTTATGCAAATACTCTTCACAACCAAACTCCAGATGCTTGGCAAGGAGGTATAACTTTTAGCGCTAAAAAAATTCTTAGATTTGCAATAGTTTTTTATGGTTTTCGTATAACTTTTCAGCAGATTGCAGAAGTCGGCATCGACGGATTTATGGTATCTCTTATTATGCTCTCAACAACTTTTATCCTCGGAACATTTTTAGGTCAAAAAGTTTTTAAAATGGACAGAGACACTTCAATGCTAACAGCTGCTGGAGCAGCAGTGTGTGGAGCCGCCGCAGTTTTGGCGACAGAGCCTGTTTTAAAAGCACAAGAGCATAAAACTGCTGTGGCTGTTTCTATGGTTGTTCTTTTTGGAACAATAGCAATGTTTTTGTACCCCGTACTTTATAGTTCAGGTTTGCTTGATATGAACGCAAGAGAATTTGGCATCTATGTAGGTGGAACTATTCATGAGGTTGCACAAGTTGTAGCAGTTCCAGCATCTATTCCTAGTGCTGGAGATGAGATGGCAAACTCTGCTGTAATAGTTAAAATGACAAGAGTTATTATGATTGCTCCGATGCTTATCATCTTGGGTATTTACCTTTCTTACTCTGCTAAAAAAAGTGGAACTATTGGTGGTGGAGTTAAGTTAGTTATACCTTGGTTTGCTGTTTATTTTGTGGGTATGGCTGGGTTTAACTCTCTTGGACTTGTAGCAGAAGATATCGTTAATCTTATAAATGAAATAGACACTTTTTTACTTACCATGGCGATGACAGCACTTGGTATGGGAACAAGGTTTGCCAAGTTTAAAGGCTTAGGCCTTGCACCATTTTACACAGCCCTTTCTATGTTTGTTTGGTTAGTTGTAGGCGGGTATTTTATTACTAAATGGGTTGTAGCTACTTTTTAA
- a CDS encoding cyclic nucleotide-binding domain-containing protein has translation MTDTQGYTPEDIEQFLQVNKIEEEKEDKQTFAKLLRVQSKISIIANIDPQDLKAIIYNLKFIKFNYKDYIIEDGDISQEIFFILSGQCQVFHKGKKIGTLETGKTFGESAAIFSTKRSASVVCSSQNTTLLSFSINHDNMEFCSVALATLYKNLALQIDTKLRAMNESKVK, from the coding sequence ATGACAGATACACAAGGATATACTCCAGAAGATATAGAACAGTTTTTACAGGTAAATAAAATTGAAGAGGAAAAAGAAGATAAACAAACTTTCGCTAAATTACTACGAGTTCAAAGTAAAATCTCAATTATTGCAAATATTGACCCTCAAGATTTAAAGGCTATCATATACAATCTAAAGTTTATAAAATTTAACTACAAAGACTATATCATTGAAGATGGCGATATTTCACAAGAAATCTTTTTTATTTTATCAGGGCAATGTCAAGTATTTCATAAAGGGAAAAAGATAGGAACACTTGAAACAGGAAAAACATTTGGAGAGTCTGCGGCAATTTTTAGTACAAAGAGAAGTGCTTCTGTTGTGTGTTCTAGCCAAAACACAACTCTGCTCTCTTTTAGTATAAACCATGATAATATGGAGTTTTGTTCTGTTGCTTTAGCTACTCTTTATAAAAACCTTGCGCTCCAAATAGATACAAAACTAAGAGCGATGAATGAAAGTAAAGTTAAGTAG